One window from the genome of Nicotiana sylvestris chromosome 9, ASM39365v2, whole genome shotgun sequence encodes:
- the LOC138877996 gene encoding uncharacterized mitochondrial protein AtMg00810-like — MGIEFEMSMMGELNFFLGLQVKQSTKRTFISQQKYIEELLKRFDMEASKVIDTPIATATRLDMDKSGSPVNQTMYRGIVGSLLYLTASMLDIIFSVGLCARKQNSVALLTAEAEYVAVASCCVQLL, encoded by the exons atgggaattGAGTTTGAgatgagcatgatgggtgagttgaatttcttcttgggtcttcaagtgaagCAGTCAACAAAGAGAACATTCATCAGTCAGCAGAAATATATCGAGGAGCTTCTGAAgaggtttgatatggaagcatcaaaagtgatTGACACTCCCATTGCCACTgctactcgactggacatggataaATCTGGCTCTCCTGTaaatcaaaccatgtatagaggcattgTTGGATCTCTTCTCTATCTTACTGCCAGCATGTTAGATATTATATTTAGTGTGGGACTATGTGCAAG GAAGCAGAATTCAGTTGCGCTTTTAACAGCTGAAGCGGAATATGTTGCTGTAGCTTCGTGCTGTGTTCAACTCCTATAA